The Brevibacillus brevis genome contains a region encoding:
- a CDS encoding SagB family peptide dehydrogenase, whose product MSLENFLYRLHFDTENARPSDLEVDWEDAPLTYKLYRGLPVIPLPEDVPLSLVDQTVSQEMSLPQLGAWLWYSYGLIQISQSLLSTTPADAGFESFLPLVTNRRPVPSGGALYPSELYVYLKLSSIPPGLYHYDVAHHRLVQLREGNFDHFLSRALGGHCPVHACFGVAFVSIYFWKNFFKYDEFSYRLQGLDAGVLLGQLQEMANQLGVTNAVHYQFLDRAMNALLGLSVDQESVYAVVPLSLQTEGERHSHSPAHWAERGEETASELIRELPEQKHVHVMRSKRMRQYPALLRMNEAAMQESTHAFTRYSDHLENKWTRRFEERILLPRLEKPSYDLAQFSRERFSPEMDFIRRKTGQDQVARIMEMAMSVLSYGNNLGKNQEVAWRRLSLFVSIHQVEGIQDGAYAYEPLEHALYPIVYGDLRARLQDGMTLDNVNLYQVPLCFHVAGKRDHLINQLGFRGYRIQQMEAGIVVHRLLLAAFTCGMGGHPLLGFDVKNCDDLYNLETEEKTCLIQIPVGHYRPRARFQGGLHG is encoded by the coding sequence ATGAGTCTCGAAAATTTTTTGTACCGCCTTCATTTTGATACAGAAAACGCCCGACCAAGTGATCTCGAAGTGGATTGGGAGGATGCGCCACTGACATACAAGCTGTACAGGGGACTACCTGTCATTCCACTGCCAGAGGACGTGCCTCTATCGCTCGTAGATCAAACGGTTTCACAAGAGATGTCTCTTCCTCAATTGGGTGCTTGGTTATGGTATAGCTACGGACTCATCCAAATCAGCCAATCGTTGTTATCCACGACTCCAGCAGACGCAGGATTTGAGTCGTTTTTGCCGCTTGTTACGAATCGCAGACCGGTTCCGTCTGGGGGAGCGCTCTATCCGAGTGAGCTGTACGTGTATTTGAAGCTGTCAAGTATTCCTCCAGGTCTATACCACTACGATGTGGCCCACCACAGACTCGTACAACTGCGCGAAGGGAATTTTGATCACTTCCTTAGCCGGGCGCTTGGTGGCCATTGTCCGGTACATGCATGCTTTGGAGTTGCGTTCGTATCCATCTATTTTTGGAAGAACTTTTTCAAGTATGATGAGTTTTCCTATCGATTGCAGGGCCTTGATGCTGGTGTACTGCTCGGGCAATTGCAGGAAATGGCAAACCAGCTCGGTGTGACGAATGCGGTACACTACCAGTTCCTAGATAGAGCGATGAATGCATTGCTGGGATTGTCTGTTGATCAAGAGAGTGTATACGCGGTAGTCCCCTTATCGCTTCAAACAGAAGGAGAGAGGCATTCGCACTCACCCGCACATTGGGCAGAGCGAGGAGAGGAGACGGCAAGCGAGCTAATCCGAGAACTCCCTGAGCAAAAGCATGTGCATGTAATGCGTTCAAAAAGAATGAGACAATATCCTGCGCTCTTGCGGATGAATGAAGCTGCCATGCAGGAATCTACCCATGCGTTTACGCGTTATTCGGATCACTTGGAAAACAAGTGGACTCGTCGTTTCGAAGAGCGAATCCTTCTCCCGCGGTTGGAGAAACCAAGCTATGATCTGGCGCAATTTTCACGGGAACGTTTTTCACCGGAAATGGACTTTATCAGGAGGAAAACAGGCCAAGATCAGGTAGCGCGTATCATGGAAATGGCGATGAGTGTTCTATCGTATGGCAATAATTTGGGAAAAAATCAGGAAGTAGCGTGGAGAAGGCTTTCTCTCTTTGTAAGCATTCATCAGGTAGAAGGGATACAAGATGGGGCATACGCTTACGAACCACTGGAGCACGCTCTTTATCCGATTGTCTATGGAGATTTACGCGCACGCCTTCAAGACGGAATGACCCTGGACAATGTGAATTTGTATCAAGTGCCGCTCTGCTTTCATGTGGCGGGTAAACGCGATCATCTGATCAATCAGCTTGGGTTTAGAGGGTATCGCATCCAGCAGATGGAGGCGGGAATCGTCGTGCATCGCTTGCTTTTGGCAGCGTTCACGTGTGGAATGGGCGGTCATCCGCTACTCGGATTTGACGTAAAAAATTGCGATGATCTTTACAACCTAGAGACAGAAGAGAAAACCTGCTTGATTCAAATTCCGGTCGGGCATTATCGCCCCCGCGCCAGGTTTCAGGGCGGGCTTCATGGATAA
- a CDS encoding TOMM precursor leader peptide-binding protein, protein MSADILVIGDGVLAELVSERLRKDYRVWHSENMESATSGADLALLLQDTYHPALHLQAEKHFRQTNIPWLRGFVSFGEAIVGPLVLPGQTGCSQCADIRRLMAGRDRKEMWKVQHMFSEKGGIPRDPWSSRSGLLQVAFHVSAEVERIVEGRQAQLSEHIQFIDLQTLTSTRHFFLPNPLCPVCSRLPEDSEEQARIRLKPIVKQSPDSYRTKPIADLKQALSTEFLDSRTGFLNGKVRDLVSVFADVSVNLPLFSHDEGTAGRSVSYADSEITAILEGMERYCGLMPRGKRTMVRDCYANLAPHALDPTTAGTHSEEQYALPDFPFQPFDPKQDMNWVWGYSFKEERPILVPELMAYYSMGFGEGVVFETSNGCALGGSLEEAIFYGILEVVERDAFLMTWYAKLPLPRLDPASVNDRELLLLIDRMQTVTNYDLYLFDATMENGIPAVWTIAKNRGEAGLHLVCAAGAHPDPIRAVKSSIFETAAMLMPLTDKYEANRDKYLRMLHDSSLVKKMDDHAMLYSLPEAAERLSFLMDDSRPMVSFAEQFPKRNQHRDLTDDLRELLGVFQKLDLNVIVVDQTTPEVERHGLSCVRVLIPGMLPMTFGHHLTRVTGLKRVLEVPVKLGYAKQPLRVEELNPFPHPFP, encoded by the coding sequence ATGAGCGCTGACATTCTTGTCATCGGAGACGGTGTTTTGGCAGAGCTGGTTTCAGAACGTTTGAGGAAGGACTATCGCGTGTGGCACAGTGAAAACATGGAGTCTGCGACAAGCGGAGCAGATTTGGCTCTCCTGTTACAAGATACGTACCATCCCGCTTTGCATTTGCAGGCAGAAAAACATTTTCGTCAAACAAATATCCCGTGGCTTCGCGGCTTTGTTTCATTTGGGGAGGCAATCGTAGGTCCGTTGGTTCTTCCAGGTCAAACAGGGTGCTCCCAGTGTGCAGATATACGGCGACTGATGGCGGGACGCGATCGCAAAGAAATGTGGAAGGTACAACACATGTTCAGCGAAAAAGGCGGCATACCGCGTGACCCGTGGTCATCCCGCTCTGGGTTGTTACAGGTGGCATTTCATGTGAGTGCGGAGGTTGAACGCATAGTTGAGGGCAGGCAAGCCCAGTTGTCAGAGCATATCCAATTCATTGATTTACAAACATTGACAAGCACACGCCACTTCTTTTTGCCGAATCCGTTATGTCCGGTATGCAGTCGGCTGCCTGAGGATTCTGAAGAGCAGGCTAGAATACGCTTGAAGCCTATTGTAAAGCAAAGTCCGGACAGCTACCGGACAAAACCCATAGCCGATTTGAAACAAGCTCTCTCCACCGAATTTTTGGATTCCCGTACTGGATTTTTGAATGGGAAAGTACGTGATCTTGTCTCTGTGTTCGCAGATGTAAGTGTCAATCTTCCGTTATTTTCACACGACGAGGGCACGGCCGGAAGGTCTGTTTCGTACGCGGATAGTGAGATAACAGCGATTTTAGAAGGAATGGAAAGATATTGTGGGCTGATGCCGCGTGGCAAGAGGACGATGGTGCGCGACTGCTATGCAAACCTTGCGCCGCATGCACTTGATCCGACGACAGCGGGAACCCATTCAGAAGAGCAGTATGCCCTGCCTGATTTTCCGTTTCAGCCGTTTGATCCCAAGCAAGATATGAACTGGGTATGGGGTTATTCCTTTAAAGAAGAGCGACCCATTCTAGTACCTGAGCTCATGGCCTACTACAGTATGGGATTCGGGGAGGGAGTTGTATTTGAGACCTCCAATGGCTGTGCGTTAGGTGGGAGTTTGGAGGAGGCGATCTTTTACGGCATCCTCGAAGTGGTGGAGCGAGATGCTTTCTTGATGACCTGGTATGCCAAACTGCCATTGCCGCGCCTCGATCCGGCTTCGGTCAACGATCGGGAATTGCTTCTGTTGATCGATCGGATGCAGACCGTTACCAATTACGATTTGTACTTGTTCGATGCGACAATGGAAAATGGAATTCCTGCTGTATGGACGATTGCGAAAAACCGCGGAGAGGCAGGCTTGCACCTCGTTTGTGCAGCAGGAGCCCATCCAGACCCCATCCGCGCTGTAAAAAGCTCCATTTTCGAAACGGCTGCCATGCTCATGCCTTTGACAGACAAGTACGAAGCGAATCGAGACAAATATTTGCGTATGCTCCATGATTCATCCTTGGTGAAAAAGATGGACGATCATGCGATGCTTTACAGCCTGCCGGAAGCAGCGGAGCGCTTATCCTTTCTTATGGATGATTCCCGCCCGATGGTCTCATTCGCTGAACAATTTCCTAAAAGAAACCAGCATCGTGATCTAACAGACGATTTGCGGGAGTTGCTCGGTGTGTTCCAAAAATTGGATCTCAATGTCATTGTGGTGGATCAAACGACACCAGAAGTCGAGCGCCACGGCTTATCTTGCGTGCGTGTATTGATTCCTGGCATGCTCCCGATGACTTTTGGCCATCATCTCACGCGAGTAACGGGATTGAAAAGAGTATTGGAGGTTCCTGTAAAGCTGGGTTACGCGAAACAGCCACTGCGGGTAGAAGAGTTGAATCCTTTTCCGCATCCGTTTCCATAA